The Caulifigura coniformis genome includes a region encoding these proteins:
- the glgB gene encoding 1,4-alpha-glucan branching protein GlgB — protein MPATTIAARPLSASSQAFVVRTNQWADASQAQALSHGVNCTMYHTQGAHPAVHEGRSGTWFSVWAPNAREVCVVGDFNYWQHGAFYLNSSDSGVWWGFIPGVSAGAHYKYSIRTQWGTLIEKSDPYAFAAEIPPKTASIVADLSNFEWNDQEWMTKRRETDWFSKPISIYEVHLGSWKRPWDKRRYHTYAELAEMLIEHMHDMGFTHLQLMPITEFPFDGSWGYQPTGYFAPTSRFGTPKDFQLFIDALHRADISVLVDWVPGHFPTDAHGLGRFDGTALYEHEDPRMGFHPDWNTYIFNYGRNEVRSFLLSSARFWCDQYHIDGLRVDAVASMLYLDYSRNSGEWIPNPFGGRENLEAIQFLKDMNTSLHGEFPGILTIAEESTAWPGVSRPVYDGGLGFSAKWDMGWMNDTLRYLRRDPIYRSHHQNELSFRMVYAFTENFIMPLSHDEVVHGKGSLLSQMPGDEWQKFANLRLMFGYQSTIPGKTLIFMGDEIAQPQEWNHDSQIDWPLLEKPRHAGMQAYVRDLNKFVAAHPALHERDFTSDGFEWISGDDAANCVYAWCRFSADRSETLVIVLNMTPVPRHNYGIGVPELGYYREVFNSDAKRYGGGDVGNAGGVESLPVPSHGRAQSISITLAPLSLTIFKVEPSKTPMKPAAPAKAGPVSKK, from the coding sequence ATGCCCGCCACGACGATCGCTGCACGTCCGCTTTCGGCATCTTCCCAGGCCTTCGTCGTCCGAACGAACCAATGGGCGGATGCTTCGCAGGCGCAGGCTCTCTCTCACGGCGTTAATTGCACGATGTATCACACCCAAGGCGCACACCCTGCAGTCCACGAAGGCCGTTCCGGCACGTGGTTTTCCGTCTGGGCTCCGAACGCGCGGGAAGTCTGCGTCGTCGGCGACTTCAACTACTGGCAGCACGGCGCGTTTTACCTGAATTCCAGCGACTCGGGCGTGTGGTGGGGGTTCATTCCGGGCGTCAGCGCGGGAGCTCACTACAAGTACAGCATCCGCACGCAGTGGGGGACGCTGATCGAGAAGTCGGATCCGTACGCCTTCGCGGCGGAGATTCCTCCGAAGACGGCCAGCATCGTGGCCGACCTCTCGAACTTCGAGTGGAACGACCAGGAGTGGATGACGAAGCGGCGCGAGACCGACTGGTTTTCGAAGCCGATTTCGATCTACGAAGTGCATCTCGGGAGCTGGAAGAGGCCGTGGGACAAGCGGCGGTACCACACGTACGCCGAGCTGGCGGAGATGCTGATCGAGCACATGCACGACATGGGCTTCACGCATCTGCAGCTGATGCCGATCACGGAGTTTCCATTTGACGGCTCGTGGGGTTATCAGCCGACGGGCTATTTCGCTCCGACCAGCCGGTTCGGAACTCCGAAAGACTTCCAGTTGTTCATTGATGCGCTGCACCGGGCGGATATTTCGGTGCTGGTCGACTGGGTTCCGGGACACTTCCCGACGGATGCGCACGGGCTGGGCCGGTTCGACGGCACGGCGCTGTATGAGCATGAAGATCCGCGGATGGGGTTCCATCCGGACTGGAACACCTACATTTTCAATTACGGGCGGAATGAAGTCCGCAGCTTCCTGCTGTCGAGCGCGCGGTTCTGGTGCGACCAGTACCACATCGACGGGCTGCGCGTGGATGCGGTCGCCTCGATGCTGTACCTCGACTACTCCCGCAACAGCGGCGAGTGGATTCCGAACCCCTTTGGCGGGCGCGAGAATCTCGAGGCGATCCAGTTCCTGAAGGACATGAACACGTCGCTGCATGGCGAGTTCCCGGGCATCCTGACGATCGCCGAGGAATCGACTGCCTGGCCGGGCGTTTCGCGGCCTGTGTACGACGGGGGCCTGGGATTCAGCGCCAAGTGGGACATGGGCTGGATGAACGACACGCTGCGCTACCTGCGACGTGATCCGATCTATCGTTCCCATCACCAGAACGAGCTGTCGTTCCGGATGGTGTATGCGTTCACCGAGAACTTCATCATGCCGCTGTCGCACGATGAAGTGGTGCATGGCAAGGGGTCGCTGCTGTCGCAGATGCCGGGGGATGAATGGCAGAAGTTCGCCAACCTGCGGCTGATGTTCGGATACCAGTCGACGATTCCGGGGAAGACGCTGATCTTCATGGGTGACGAGATCGCCCAGCCGCAGGAATGGAATCACGATTCGCAGATCGACTGGCCGCTGCTGGAGAAGCCGCGTCACGCCGGAATGCAGGCGTATGTTCGCGACCTCAACAAGTTCGTGGCGGCGCATCCGGCGCTGCACGAGCGTGATTTCACGAGCGACGGTTTTGAGTGGATCAGCGGCGACGACGCGGCCAACTGCGTTTATGCGTGGTGCCGGTTCTCGGCCGACCGCAGTGAGACGCTGGTCATTGTCCTGAACATGACTCCGGTTCCGCGTCACAACTACGGGATCGGCGTTCCGGAACTGGGCTACTACCGGGAAGTGTTCAACAGCGACGCCAAGCGGTATGGCGGCGGGGACGTCGGCAACGCCGGCGGAGTCGAGAGCCTTCCGGTTCCCTCTCATGGGCGGGCACAGAGCATCAGCATCACGCTGGCTCCGCTGAGCCTGACGATCTTCAAGGTTGAGCCTTCGAAGACGCCGATGAAGCCCGCTGCTCCGGCGAAGGCGGGACCGGTTTCGAAGAAGTAG
- a CDS encoding YbeD family protein has product MDYQPSVELLEATHRFPGPFMFKIIGRSEDQFVARVLSAVRTLLGDENEPAFSVRKTANGTHTCVTVEPEVPSASMVVEIYTQLRGIDGVMMLF; this is encoded by the coding sequence ATGGATTATCAACCTTCGGTGGAACTGCTCGAAGCGACTCATCGCTTCCCGGGCCCGTTCATGTTCAAGATCATCGGGCGCAGCGAAGACCAGTTCGTCGCGCGCGTTCTGTCCGCCGTGCGCACCCTGCTCGGCGATGAGAACGAGCCCGCGTTCTCCGTCCGCAAGACGGCCAACGGCACCCACACCTGCGTGACTGTCGAACCCGAAGTGCCCAGCGCCTCGATGGTCGTTGAAATCTACACGCAGCTCCGCGGAATCGACGGCGTCATGATGCTGTTTTGA
- a CDS encoding L-lactate dehydrogenase, translating into MKIGVVGCGFVGSTAAYAMVMQGVGREIVLVDRSQARAVAEADDIRHAVPFAHPLEIRAGAYADLAGSKAVVICAGVNQQPGETRLQLLARNAAVFAEVVPQVLMHAPEAILVVATNPVDVMTHLATHFAKQCGLETSRVLGSGTTLDTARFRSLLASHCGVDSHHVHADVCGEHGDSEVLAWSLASIGGMPLTEFAKRRGVELNQEIRNAIDTGVRRAAYTIISGKGATYYGIGSALSRIVDVILHDQRAILTVCTPAPFVAGVSDVTLSMPRLVGGDGVLASFDPPLDADELAGLARSAGVIREALDSLDVLKS; encoded by the coding sequence ATGAAAATCGGAGTTGTCGGTTGCGGCTTTGTCGGTTCCACGGCCGCCTACGCGATGGTCATGCAGGGAGTGGGCCGTGAGATCGTCCTGGTCGACAGGAGCCAGGCCCGCGCGGTGGCCGAGGCGGACGATATCCGCCATGCCGTCCCGTTCGCTCATCCACTGGAGATCCGTGCGGGCGCCTACGCCGACCTCGCCGGCAGCAAGGCGGTGGTCATCTGCGCGGGAGTCAACCAGCAGCCGGGCGAAACCCGCCTGCAGCTGCTGGCGCGCAACGCCGCGGTTTTCGCGGAGGTCGTTCCGCAGGTTCTGATGCATGCCCCGGAGGCGATCCTGGTCGTCGCGACCAATCCCGTGGATGTGATGACACATCTCGCCACCCATTTCGCGAAGCAATGCGGGCTGGAGACCTCGCGGGTTCTGGGATCAGGCACCACACTCGACACCGCCCGGTTCCGGAGCCTCCTGGCCAGCCACTGCGGCGTCGATTCCCATCACGTCCACGCCGACGTCTGTGGCGAGCACGGCGATTCCGAAGTCCTCGCGTGGTCGCTCGCCTCAATCGGCGGGATGCCGCTGACCGAGTTCGCCAAACGTCGCGGCGTCGAACTGAACCAGGAAATCCGGAATGCAATCGACACTGGGGTCCGCCGCGCGGCCTATACGATCATCAGCGGCAAAGGAGCGACCTACTATGGCATCGGCAGCGCGCTGAGCCGGATCGTCGATGTCATCCTGCACGACCAGCGGGCGATCCTGACCGTGTGCACTCCTGCGCCTTTCGTCGCCGGGGTCTCCGACGTCACTCTTTCGATGCCGCGCCTCGTCGGGGGGGACGGCGTGCTCGCGAGCTTCGACCCGCCGTTGGACGCCGATGAACTCGCCGGACTGGCCCGCAGCGCGGGCGTCATCCGCGAAGCACTGGATTCCCTTGATGTCCTGAAGAGTTGA
- a CDS encoding PVC-type heme-binding CxxCH protein, whose protein sequence is MLDIFGRVVFVWLLVGLIFDGSSAAADFPPLANSEKSTSSPMNPDEVVKTAKLPPGFRLSVVAAEPAVQNPIAMTTDERGRLWIAENFSWAGSGAGGFNADQRDRIVILEDADGDGRFEKRTVFSDTVHKLTSIEVGNGGVWALCLPNLLFFPDADRNDVPDDEPRVVLDGFQAGSNVGHTPANGLKWGPDGWLYGRHGILATSEIGKPGAKPADRFRINTGVWRYHPKRDVAEAVMHGMTNSWGYDFDQHGEMFVINTVIGHLWHVVAGAHTERMFGTDINPFSYVLIPQVADHVHWDLGEVWNDIRHGVTDRTSQAGGGHAHIGLMIYQGDNWPEEYRNRVYTLNLHGMRINSDHLLRKDAGYTATHGPDLCFLSDPWFRGMELLTGPDGGVFIADWSDTGECHDHDGVHRTSGRIYKLTYGTPQPLAPFDLAGKSNDELIGLLSHRNTWWARQARRLLTERATTAGELRGPDSPLATSLRAHRDRSTDVTSRLRMLETIVTTGGASRDWLIEQLSSGDEHERVAALRSLIDSETGPARTVSPQTLAVLQRLANADDSGLVRLHVASSLQRLPIDQRWDIAESLVEDPRFATDRMLPLMIWYGIEPAVAHTPAKAIGLIARSRMPIVSECIARRLAGDSESSSAGCGSLVELLIDGKCPTAENALHGLALAFKGRKNAASPEGWQRVASMYGSSAQAVVRDDVQSLNVLFGDHRTLDELRQLVTNGRLPAAERNQALRSLLLNPPADYAATLIPLLRDQAMVVEALRGLAHYSAAEIPQQILEASKSFEPAARAEMIQTLACRPAFARELLQAVRDGRIASSEITAIHARQIASFDVESLNRDLTEVWGDIRTPPAEKKARIEAYKSRLTPAAVEKADRSHGRVLFQKTCANCHVLFGAGRLVGPDLTGSNRRNLDYLIDNMVDPSATVGANFRSVVVVLESGRVLNGVISEQNDQTITLLSAQELTTIDRKEIEEMKTSNVSLMPDGLLQNLTETEVRDLVGYLMGGEQAPLPGNP, encoded by the coding sequence ATGTTGGACATCTTCGGCAGAGTCGTCTTCGTCTGGCTGCTGGTGGGTCTCATTTTCGACGGCAGCAGCGCGGCCGCTGATTTTCCTCCCCTCGCCAACTCCGAGAAATCGACCTCGTCTCCAATGAACCCGGACGAGGTCGTGAAGACGGCCAAACTACCGCCGGGATTTCGGCTGTCGGTCGTGGCCGCGGAGCCCGCCGTCCAGAACCCCATCGCCATGACGACGGATGAACGCGGGCGCCTGTGGATTGCGGAGAACTTCAGCTGGGCAGGGTCCGGGGCCGGCGGATTCAACGCCGATCAGCGCGACCGCATCGTGATTCTCGAAGACGCCGATGGCGACGGCCGGTTCGAGAAGCGAACCGTCTTCTCCGATACGGTGCACAAGCTGACGAGCATCGAAGTGGGCAACGGCGGAGTGTGGGCCCTTTGCCTCCCGAATCTGCTGTTCTTTCCCGACGCCGATCGCAACGACGTTCCCGACGACGAGCCCCGCGTCGTCCTTGATGGCTTCCAGGCAGGATCGAACGTGGGGCACACTCCAGCGAACGGTCTCAAATGGGGCCCTGATGGCTGGCTGTACGGTCGCCACGGAATTCTGGCCACGAGCGAAATCGGGAAGCCCGGCGCGAAGCCGGCCGATCGCTTCCGGATCAACACCGGAGTCTGGCGATATCACCCCAAGCGGGACGTGGCCGAAGCCGTCATGCACGGCATGACCAACTCCTGGGGCTACGACTTCGACCAGCACGGCGAGATGTTCGTCATCAACACTGTGATCGGTCACCTGTGGCACGTCGTCGCCGGCGCTCACACCGAACGCATGTTCGGAACGGATATCAATCCCTTCTCGTACGTCTTGATTCCCCAGGTGGCCGATCACGTCCACTGGGACCTGGGCGAAGTCTGGAACGACATCCGCCACGGCGTGACCGACCGCACCAGCCAGGCGGGCGGCGGACACGCCCATATCGGGCTGATGATCTACCAGGGCGACAACTGGCCGGAGGAATACCGCAATCGCGTTTACACGCTGAACCTCCACGGAATGCGGATCAATTCAGACCACCTGCTGCGAAAGGACGCCGGCTATACGGCCACGCACGGCCCTGACCTCTGCTTCCTGTCCGATCCCTGGTTCCGCGGAATGGAACTGCTCACCGGACCGGACGGCGGCGTGTTCATCGCCGACTGGAGTGACACGGGAGAATGCCACGATCACGATGGCGTCCATCGCACGAGCGGCCGGATCTACAAGCTGACTTACGGCACGCCGCAGCCTCTCGCACCCTTCGACCTGGCCGGCAAATCGAATGATGAACTGATCGGACTCCTCTCGCACCGGAATACCTGGTGGGCCCGACAGGCGCGCCGCCTGCTGACGGAACGGGCCACCACTGCAGGCGAGCTCCGGGGACCGGACTCCCCCCTCGCGACATCACTCAGGGCGCACCGGGACCGTTCGACCGATGTCACCAGTCGCCTGCGGATGCTCGAAACCATCGTTACGACGGGAGGCGCCTCCCGCGACTGGCTGATCGAGCAGCTCTCGTCCGGCGACGAACATGAACGCGTGGCCGCCCTCAGGTCTCTCATCGACTCGGAGACCGGACCGGCCAGGACGGTCTCGCCGCAAACCCTCGCCGTGCTGCAGCGCCTCGCGAATGCCGACGATTCCGGACTCGTCCGGCTGCACGTCGCCTCCTCCCTCCAGCGACTGCCCATCGATCAGCGCTGGGACATCGCCGAGTCGCTTGTCGAAGATCCCCGCTTCGCGACCGACCGGATGCTGCCGCTCATGATCTGGTACGGAATCGAACCGGCCGTCGCGCACACTCCGGCCAAAGCGATCGGACTGATCGCACGCTCCCGAATGCCGATCGTGTCCGAGTGCATCGCCCGCCGACTCGCGGGCGATTCGGAAAGTTCATCGGCCGGATGCGGCTCGCTCGTCGAACTGCTGATCGACGGGAAATGCCCGACGGCCGAGAATGCCCTGCATGGTCTGGCCCTCGCATTCAAGGGGCGCAAGAACGCCGCCTCACCCGAGGGCTGGCAGCGCGTCGCCAGCATGTACGGATCATCGGCCCAGGCGGTCGTCCGTGATGACGTGCAGAGTCTCAATGTCCTCTTCGGAGATCACCGCACGCTCGACGAGCTGCGGCAGCTCGTCACGAACGGACGGCTTCCAGCAGCGGAACGCAACCAGGCGCTCCGCAGCCTGCTCCTCAACCCGCCCGCAGACTACGCCGCCACGCTGATTCCACTGCTGCGCGACCAGGCCATGGTCGTTGAAGCCCTTCGCGGACTGGCGCACTACAGCGCGGCCGAGATCCCGCAGCAGATTCTGGAAGCGTCGAAATCGTTCGAACCTGCGGCCCGGGCCGAAATGATTCAGACGCTCGCCTGCCGACCGGCCTTTGCGCGCGAGCTGCTTCAGGCCGTTCGCGACGGGCGCATCGCGTCGTCCGAGATCACCGCGATTCACGCGCGGCAGATCGCATCGTTCGACGTCGAGTCGCTGAATCGCGACCTGACGGAAGTCTGGGGAGACATCCGCACCCCTCCGGCCGAGAAAAAGGCCCGCATCGAGGCCTACAAATCCCGGCTGACTCCTGCCGCCGTTGAGAAAGCCGACCGGTCTCACGGGCGGGTTCTCTTCCAGAAGACGTGCGCGAACTGTCACGTCCTGTTCGGGGCCGGGCGTCTCGTCGGCCCCGATCTCACCGGATCGAACCGCAGGAACCTCGACTACCTCATCGACAACATGGTCGACCCCAGCGCGACCGTGGGCGCCAACTTTCGGTCGGTGGTCGTCGTCCTCGAAAGCGGTCGCGTTCTCAATGGAGTGATCAGCGAGCAGAACGACCAGACGATCACGCTTCTCTCCGCCCAGGAACTCACGACGATTGATCGCAAAGAGATCGAGGAGATGAAGACCTCCAACGTCTCCCTGATGCCGGATGGACTCCTGCAGAACCTGACGGAAACCGAAGTGCGCGACCTCGTCGGATACCTCATGGGGGGAGAGCAGGCTCCGCTGCCGGGGAATCCGTGA
- a CDS encoding alginate export family protein has translation MDCRWKLSVLVWTFVATSAAQVRDARGDEPPSATAVPVDDDAVTRPAPLPTASPESAPVPAAPVKKSPAKAPPKKTPPAFPGPKVLPPTGPYKPLFFDNDFSSKDKPGEPDILGEEAKLMKFELFDTDFVFSTGGELRHRYMNQDNRLQPGGPGHDTYNLLRWRHYVDLKAGDTFRFYVEGINADSWGEDLPIQPTDVNRWDLLNAFVDVHLFDTDTGSHTLRYGRQELLFGRQRLVSPLDWANTRRNFEGFRYMVKDKDWKFDAFAVNPVNSATGYRNVFEFDNKFDKANRDVWFSGTYFTYTGIENANLDLYWLWLNNTEPVAGRADGRRHTLGSRYSWLVPIEQERVWDFDVEGAYQFGDDDGERVNAGFITAVAGHTWKKALWTPRLSGLAYFGSGDVDRSDGQTNTFDVLFPLGHAYWALSDNLSGQNLIDLCAQLEVKPTAKSSLVGAYHKFRLASDDDVVYNVAGAPFGTPNNGTDVGDALDVYGYYAFNANLDIQMGYSWFWYGEFIERTVPRDDASQFYVQTSLRY, from the coding sequence ATGGATTGCCGCTGGAAACTCTCCGTACTCGTGTGGACGTTCGTCGCGACCTCCGCCGCGCAGGTCCGCGACGCGCGGGGAGACGAACCGCCGTCTGCAACCGCGGTCCCCGTCGATGACGACGCCGTCACCCGGCCGGCGCCGCTCCCCACCGCTTCGCCCGAGTCCGCCCCCGTTCCCGCGGCTCCGGTGAAAAAGTCGCCCGCGAAAGCGCCGCCGAAGAAAACGCCTCCCGCATTCCCCGGCCCCAAGGTGCTGCCGCCGACCGGGCCCTACAAGCCCCTGTTCTTCGACAACGACTTCTCGTCGAAGGACAAACCCGGCGAACCAGACATCCTTGGCGAAGAAGCCAAGCTGATGAAGTTTGAGTTGTTCGACACCGACTTCGTCTTCTCGACCGGCGGCGAACTCCGCCATCGCTACATGAACCAGGACAACCGCCTGCAGCCCGGCGGCCCCGGACACGACACCTACAACCTTCTCCGCTGGCGTCACTATGTCGACCTCAAGGCGGGCGACACGTTCCGCTTCTATGTCGAAGGCATCAACGCCGACAGCTGGGGCGAAGACCTCCCAATCCAGCCCACCGACGTCAACCGCTGGGACCTCCTCAACGCGTTTGTCGACGTCCATCTCTTCGACACAGACACCGGCTCGCACACCCTCCGCTACGGCCGCCAGGAGCTCCTCTTCGGCCGGCAGCGACTCGTGTCCCCCCTCGACTGGGCCAACACCCGCCGCAACTTCGAGGGCTTCCGCTACATGGTGAAAGACAAGGACTGGAAGTTCGACGCCTTTGCCGTCAACCCGGTCAACTCGGCCACCGGCTATCGCAACGTCTTCGAGTTCGACAACAAGTTCGACAAGGCGAACCGCGATGTGTGGTTCAGCGGCACGTACTTCACCTACACCGGCATCGAGAACGCCAACCTCGACCTCTACTGGCTGTGGCTCAACAACACCGAACCCGTCGCCGGACGGGCAGACGGGCGGCGGCATACACTCGGATCGCGCTATTCCTGGCTCGTGCCGATCGAACAGGAACGGGTCTGGGACTTCGACGTCGAAGGCGCCTACCAGTTCGGCGACGATGACGGAGAACGCGTGAACGCCGGATTCATCACCGCGGTGGCCGGACACACCTGGAAGAAGGCTCTCTGGACGCCACGACTGAGCGGCCTCGCCTACTTCGGCTCAGGCGACGTCGACCGCTCCGACGGCCAGACCAACACCTTCGACGTGCTGTTTCCGCTCGGACATGCCTACTGGGCGCTCAGCGATAACCTCTCCGGACAGAACCTGATCGACCTCTGCGCCCAGCTCGAAGTGAAGCCGACTGCGAAGTCGTCCCTCGTCGGGGCGTATCACAAGTTCCGTCTCGCGAGCGACGATGACGTCGTCTACAACGTCGCCGGAGCACCGTTCGGAACCCCGAACAACGGGACCGACGTCGGCGATGCGCTCGATGTCTACGGCTACTACGCGTTCAACGCGAACCTCGACATCCAGATGGGGTATTCCTGGTTCTGGTATGGCGAGTTCATCGAACGCACCGTCCCCCGTGACGACGCCAGCCAGTTCTACGTGCAGACGTCATTGCGGTACTGA
- a CDS encoding ABC transporter permease, whose amino-acid sequence MHRFALDNLISRPVRAILSILGLAVAIGGMVGLFSIAGGINELVSSTFSMIPGILVQERGAPVPIFSSLPAAWQKEIEQVDGVAVVNPEVLVRVNVLENKPVISPPRFCLGFDIPSRMKLHDTIYGDKVIEGRFLNETDVGTTNVLVSRQIAEATGRKLGDTVRANGNALTIVGIYECGTVLLDCNILIDMGTLRRLARYDEGSVSCYYVETKPGFAQKDVGKRIETLFRGRDLKRASDAPANALAATLVGIGQAIGVTTNAAPPAQPEPAPSPAPASGEPPASSPVEVRSGDDWAERFEDFTADLNFFLTLITGVGITIAVLSIVNVMLMSVTERTIEFGILRANGWSRRNVMSLVTLESAVLGIVGGILGSIGGWVAVQIINRAFPERAHLHAGLFLMLFAIVFSTALGMLGGLYPAWRAAKMSPMDAIRRG is encoded by the coding sequence ATGCACCGCTTTGCCCTCGACAACCTCATCAGCCGGCCCGTCAGGGCCATCCTCTCCATTCTCGGCTTGGCCGTCGCCATCGGCGGAATGGTCGGCCTCTTCTCCATCGCCGGCGGCATCAACGAGCTCGTTTCCAGCACGTTCTCGATGATTCCCGGGATCCTCGTGCAGGAACGCGGGGCCCCGGTCCCGATCTTCTCCTCTCTCCCCGCCGCCTGGCAGAAGGAGATCGAGCAGGTCGACGGCGTCGCCGTCGTGAATCCGGAAGTCCTCGTCCGCGTCAACGTGCTCGAAAACAAGCCGGTCATCAGCCCGCCGCGGTTCTGCCTCGGGTTCGATATCCCGTCGCGGATGAAGCTTCACGACACCATCTACGGCGACAAGGTGATCGAAGGCCGGTTCCTGAATGAAACAGACGTCGGCACGACGAACGTCCTCGTCAGCCGCCAGATCGCCGAAGCCACCGGCCGAAAACTGGGAGACACCGTTCGCGCGAACGGCAACGCACTCACCATCGTCGGCATCTATGAATGCGGCACGGTGCTCCTCGACTGCAACATCCTGATCGACATGGGCACGCTCCGCCGCCTCGCCCGCTACGACGAAGGCTCCGTCTCGTGCTACTACGTCGAGACGAAGCCCGGCTTCGCGCAGAAAGATGTCGGCAAACGGATTGAAACACTCTTCCGCGGCCGCGATCTGAAACGCGCCTCCGACGCTCCCGCCAATGCCCTCGCGGCCACCCTCGTCGGCATCGGCCAGGCCATCGGCGTCACCACGAACGCGGCGCCTCCGGCGCAGCCCGAGCCTGCACCCTCCCCCGCGCCCGCATCGGGCGAGCCGCCCGCATCATCCCCCGTCGAAGTTCGCTCGGGCGACGACTGGGCCGAACGCTTCGAAGACTTCACCGCCGACCTCAACTTCTTCCTCACGCTGATTACGGGCGTCGGCATCACGATCGCCGTTCTCAGCATCGTCAACGTGATGCTCATGAGCGTGACCGAGCGCACGATCGAGTTCGGCATTCTTCGCGCCAATGGCTGGTCGCGCCGCAACGTGATGTCGCTCGTGACGCTCGAAAGCGCCGTTCTTGGAATCGTCGGCGGCATCCTGGGATCGATCGGGGGCTGGGTGGCCGTCCAGATCATCAACCGGGCCTTTCCCGAGCGGGCGCACCTTCACGCGGGCCTGTTCCTCATGCTGTTCGCGATCGTCTTCAGTACGGCCCTCGGTATGCTGGGCGGTCTCTATCCCGCCTGGCGGGCCGCGAAGATGTCCCCGATGGACGCCATCCGCCGCGGCTGA
- a CDS encoding DUF58 domain-containing protein: MSASNPGDLQFKYLQVGDLRRLEQMLFAPRRTVEGRFSGHYATRQRGQSVEFRDYRPYFPGDEVGAIDWRVYGRTDRLVIKLFEQQSELTVHLLIDASGSMDFRGASPGSKADSKFDYACRLAAAIGFLISKQHDRFSFSMCQRRVGSDVSPLRYFFPPDRSVRHLMGVLEGMETARPRGESALSDALHELARRGKRRELVILFSDLLGDPDEVAAALSSRVQFGGEAVVMHILHPDEIELPDVDRGIFIDSETGSKVRVDVPEIRDAYHAKMREFLEGWEARCTAMGIDYCRMETSEPYWQALERYLVGRAAVGR, encoded by the coding sequence ATGTCCGCAAGCAATCCCGGCGACCTCCAGTTCAAATACCTCCAGGTCGGCGACCTCCGGCGGCTGGAGCAGATGCTGTTCGCTCCCCGGCGCACCGTCGAGGGGCGCTTTTCGGGGCACTATGCGACCCGCCAGCGCGGGCAGAGCGTCGAGTTTCGCGACTACCGCCCTTATTTTCCCGGGGACGAAGTGGGGGCGATCGACTGGCGGGTGTACGGGCGGACGGATCGGCTGGTCATCAAGCTCTTCGAGCAGCAGAGCGAACTGACTGTTCACCTGCTGATCGACGCCAGCGGCAGCATGGACTTTCGCGGCGCGAGTCCCGGCTCAAAGGCCGACAGCAAGTTCGACTACGCCTGCCGGCTCGCGGCCGCCATCGGGTTTCTGATCTCGAAGCAGCATGACCGCTTTTCGTTCTCGATGTGTCAGCGTCGAGTCGGGAGCGACGTTTCGCCATTGCGGTACTTCTTCCCGCCCGACCGCAGCGTGCGGCATCTGATGGGCGTGCTGGAAGGGATGGAAACCGCCCGGCCGCGAGGCGAGTCGGCCCTGTCGGACGCTCTGCACGAACTGGCCCGTCGTGGAAAGCGGCGTGAGCTGGTGATCCTCTTCAGCGATCTCCTCGGTGATCCGGACGAGGTCGCGGCCGCACTGTCGAGCCGGGTGCAATTCGGCGGAGAAGCGGTAGTGATGCACATCCTGCATCCGGACGAGATCGAGCTGCCTGATGTCGACCGCGGGATCTTTATCGATAGCGAGACCGGCTCGAAGGTCCGCGTCGACGTCCCCGAGATTCGCGACGCCTATCACGCGAAGATGCGGGAATTCCTCGAGGGCTGGGAAGCCCGCTGCACGGCGATGGGCATCGACTACTGCCGAATGGAGACGTCGGAACCGTACTGGCAGGCGCTGGAGCGATATCTCGTCGGCCGTGCGGCGGTCGGTCGCTGA